A DNA window from Macadamia integrifolia cultivar HAES 741 chromosome 4, SCU_Mint_v3, whole genome shotgun sequence contains the following coding sequences:
- the LOC122075163 gene encoding protein POLLENLESS 3-LIKE 2-like isoform X1: protein MMQDLRNAPPGFRPCKSAPCSPAKPIGIPRIHSESFHMTHKVPVGDTPYVKAKNVQLMDKDPEMAIPLFWAAINAGDRVDSALKDVAIVMKQQNRAEEAIEAIKSLRSRCSDQAQESLDNILLDLYKVPLFSFLF, encoded by the exons ATGATGCAAGATCTAAGGAACGCCCCTCCAGGTTTCAGACCCTGCAAATCCGCTCCTTGTTCCCCAGCGAAGCCTATTGGGATCCCCAGAATTCACTCAGAGTCTTTTCATATGACACATAAGGTCCCAGTTGGAGATACTCCCTACGTGAAGGCCAAAAACGTCCAG TTGATGGACAAGGACCCAGAAATGGCGATTCCTCTATTTTGGGCTGCAATTAATGCTGGAGATAGAGTTGATAGTGCTCTTAAAGACGTGGCAATTGTGATGAAACAACAGAATAGGGCGGAGGAAGCCATTGAAGCTATTAAGTCACTAAGAAGTCGGTGTTCAGACCAAGCACAAGAGTCTCTGGATAATATTCTTCTGGATCTTTACAAGgttcctttgttttcttttcttttctaa
- the LOC122075163 gene encoding protein POLLENLESS 3-LIKE 2-like isoform X2: protein MMQDLRNAPPGFRPCKSAPCSPAKPIGIPRIHSESFHMTHKAKNVQLMDKDPEMAIPLFWAAINAGDRVDSALKDVAIVMKQQNRAEEAIEAIKSLRSRCSDQAQESLDNILLDLYKVPLFSFLF, encoded by the exons ATGATGCAAGATCTAAGGAACGCCCCTCCAGGTTTCAGACCCTGCAAATCCGCTCCTTGTTCCCCAGCGAAGCCTATTGGGATCCCCAGAATTCACTCAGAGTCTTTTCATATGACACATAAG GCCAAAAACGTCCAG TTGATGGACAAGGACCCAGAAATGGCGATTCCTCTATTTTGGGCTGCAATTAATGCTGGAGATAGAGTTGATAGTGCTCTTAAAGACGTGGCAATTGTGATGAAACAACAGAATAGGGCGGAGGAAGCCATTGAAGCTATTAAGTCACTAAGAAGTCGGTGTTCAGACCAAGCACAAGAGTCTCTGGATAATATTCTTCTGGATCTTTACAAGgttcctttgttttcttttcttttctaa
- the LOC122077307 gene encoding uncharacterized protein LOC122077307 has product MGRHADGIENLSCMTQDVRNYLRTKRQRALTYSEAGSLMKYFVTQTRNNPSFTYSFQLDSEKQRTNIFWTDPKMIIDYTEMLSALTLHFAPIKSIGRLGCLLDSIITEGAPYSGPHFYMMRQWNLLNGYLKYLLKHMVERSHIYGPKSQWAKCYMKNTLTIGIRSTQLSENLNNDLKDYLKSTLNVIPRRANSMSIVQKQVGELYIPVIFQLFQEEYNWMTVCTIISRTDGNSYIYFWVGIYEAEYIKRIPEYNILKRWTQGTTNMVVNDSRGKEVEQDVNLDCTQRYRRICHELIQIASEASNTVEGYELVKDTANELRLKLGNIRNPVDRPDMPIFPHFSDDV; this is encoded by the exons ATGGGTAGGCATGCTGATGGGATTGAAAACCTGAGCTGTATGACTCAAGATGTTAGGAACTATCTCCGCACTAAAAGACAACGTGCCCTAACATATAGTGAAGCAGGTAGTTTGATGAAGTACTTTGTTACCCAAACTAGGAACAACCCATCTTTCACATACTCATTTCAGCTGGATAGTGAAAAACAAAGAACTAACATATTTTGGACTGATCCAAAGATGATCATTGACTACACGGAGATGTTGTCAGCTTTGACACTACATTTCGCACCAATAAAGAGTATAGGCCGTTTGGGTTGTTTGCTGGATTCAATCATTACAGAGGGTGCACCATATTCGGGGCCGCACTTTTATATGATGAGACAGTGGAATCTTTTAAATGGTTATTTGAAGTATTTGCTGAAGCACATGGTGGAAAGAAGC CACATATATGGGCCTAAAAGTCAATGGGCGAAGTGTTATATGAAAAACACATTGACAATAGGCATTCGAAGTACACAGCTTAGTGAGAATCTCAACAATGACTTGAAGGACTATTTGAAGTCAACTTTGAATGTT ATTCCACGACGTGCAAATTCAATGTCTATTGTACAGAAACAAGTTGGGGAACTCTACATTCCTGTTATTTTTCAGTTATTTCAAGAGGAATACAATTGGATGACTGTTTGCACCATTATAAGTCGGACTGATGGAAATTCCtacatttatttttgggttgggATTTATGAAGCAGAAT ACATAAAGCGTATTCCTGAATACAATATTTTGAAGAGATGGACACAAGGAACAACAAATATGGTGGTCAATGACAGTAGGGGGAAAGAAGTTGAACAAGATGTCAACTTGGACTGTACGCAACGGTATAGGCGTATTTGTCATGAACTTATTCAAATAGCATCAGAAGCTTCAAATACAGTTGAGGGATACGAGTTGGTGAAGGATACTGCGAATGAATTAAGGTTGAAGCTTGGTAATATTAGAAACCCAGTTGATCGCCCTGATATGCcaatatttcctcatttctcagaTGACGTATAA